From Paenibacillus sp. V4I7, one genomic window encodes:
- the gerPC gene encoding spore germination protein GerPC, with translation MQNCITWQQWAQQVSAYIEMQKQRIDTLEQTVTKLQMELNALKDQKRVHIDKIEYNFDQLKVEKLDGTLTIGISPSSLDNIDDLSVNGASMGKYAGADANAFFQGQGQMKGQMQGQGLSQWHGIGQRPQGQEERQGQGQGQGTGHQGQDQGQGSTSAFGIQQEISSGIEQYLQYGVHADMQNLENKYQYPLDEDYKALIIDDIRKQLDTRIQHYVNQYRGVGFKEPMEAVTTSIFEKTKKDIISAIDSYISSLPRKEG, from the coding sequence ATGCAGAATTGTATTACTTGGCAGCAATGGGCCCAGCAGGTCTCCGCCTATATTGAAATGCAGAAACAGCGAATCGATACGCTCGAACAAACCGTAACCAAACTGCAAATGGAACTTAACGCCTTGAAAGATCAAAAACGCGTCCACATTGATAAAATTGAATATAATTTCGATCAACTCAAAGTCGAAAAGCTAGACGGGACACTAACAATCGGTATTAGCCCCAGCTCGCTTGATAATATCGATGACTTATCAGTGAATGGTGCCTCGATGGGCAAATATGCTGGTGCTGATGCGAATGCATTTTTTCAGGGGCAAGGGCAAATGAAAGGGCAAATGCAAGGTCAAGGACTAAGCCAATGGCACGGAATAGGACAGAGACCACAAGGGCAAGAAGAGAGGCAAGGGCAAGGGCAAGGGCAAGGGACGGGGCATCAAGGACAAGATCAGGGGCAAGGGAGTACTTCTGCTTTTGGCATTCAGCAGGAGATCTCTAGCGGGATCGAACAATATTTGCAATATGGTGTTCATGCCGATATGCAAAATCTGGAGAACAAATATCAATATCCACTGGACGAGGATTACAAAGCCCTCATTATCGATGATATCCGTAAACAGTTAGACACACGCATTCAGCATTATGTCAATCAGTACCGCGGTGTTGGTTTCAAAGAACCGATGGAGGCCGTTACAACCAGCATCTTTGAGAAAACAAAAAAAGATATAATCAGTGCAATTGATAGTTACATATCCAGTTTACCAAGGAAGGAAGGTTAA
- a CDS encoding spore gernimation protein GerPD has translation MNLHVENKQLFVGDVRIIGVAISSIFLIGDTEVISLSSMFDTPPESIIISPFVPLPSEE, from the coding sequence ATGAACTTACATGTGGAAAACAAGCAGCTTTTCGTAGGTGACGTGCGAATCATCGGGGTAGCCATTTCTTCTATATTTCTCATTGGCGATACAGAAGTCATTTCATTGTCCTCCATGTTCGACACGCCTCCCGAATCAATCATCATTTCACCATTCGTACCTCTTCCATCGGAGGAATGA
- a CDS encoding C40 family peptidase produces MKNQQQTWYKKLVVAALTVSIGLSAGMVSAPHQAGAAEAIDASITATSRASQVISIGKNYLGRPYQFGAKAGQTRTFDCSSFTQYVFKRVGVNLPRTSKQQSHVGRYVSRSNLRTGDLVFFSIPGKPGVINHVAIYMGNGNLLQTYGAGGVRITNIHSGTWSSRYMTARRVL; encoded by the coding sequence ATGAAAAACCAACAACAAACGTGGTACAAGAAACTAGTCGTAGCGGCATTGACCGTTTCCATAGGACTTTCTGCAGGAATGGTGAGTGCGCCTCATCAAGCCGGGGCAGCGGAAGCCATTGATGCTTCAATCACAGCAACTTCTCGTGCCAGTCAAGTGATTTCGATCGGTAAAAACTATTTGGGAAGACCTTATCAATTCGGTGCTAAAGCGGGGCAAACGCGAACATTTGACTGCTCTTCCTTCACACAATACGTGTTCAAGCGGGTTGGCGTAAACCTGCCTAGGACCTCCAAACAGCAATCCCATGTCGGAAGATACGTATCCAGAAGCAACCTCCGCACAGGCGATCTCGTGTTCTTCTCTATTCCGGGCAAACCCGGCGTCATTAACCATGTAGCCATTTATATGGGTAACGGCAACCTGCTGCAAACATACGGTGCAGGCGGAGTCCGTATTACTAACATTCACAGCGGAACTTGGTCTTCCCGTTACATGACCGCTCGCCGCGTCCTATAG
- a CDS encoding spore germination protein GerPE, with amino-acid sequence MFRLSIVGNVDINDISSSSVVHVGDNINTALKTKVFAVQREVPFYYGNEGSFKAYPFYQRPFPIPQPPEPFTMCVDNLGSFIRVQNIRILGVSSSAVLQIGSNRITSAEAHIKNTRQFVTDKPGPKEKTTFVQLGKEEGIGFFEATPKR; translated from the coding sequence ATGTTTCGCTTATCCATCGTCGGCAATGTCGATATCAATGACATAAGCTCGAGCAGTGTCGTGCATGTTGGCGATAACATCAACACTGCCCTAAAAACAAAAGTTTTCGCTGTCCAGCGAGAAGTTCCCTTCTATTACGGGAATGAGGGAAGCTTCAAGGCTTATCCCTTTTATCAAAGACCCTTTCCCATCCCCCAGCCTCCGGAACCCTTCACAATGTGTGTGGATAACTTAGGCTCATTTATTCGTGTGCAGAATATCCGTATTCTAGGCGTTTCCTCATCCGCTGTGCTGCAGATCGGCAGTAATCGTATCACCAGTGCCGAAGCCCACATCAAAAACACCCGCCAATTCGTCACAGATAAACCCGGCCCCAAAGAAAAGACAACCTTCGTCCAACTGGGCAAAGAAGAAGGCATCGGTTTCTTCGAAGCAACTCCCAAGCGATAA
- a CDS encoding spore germination protein GerPB: protein MNWTIHQTIMIQHLKVDSVANSSVLQIGTAGSIRSLSNLYNTGGFVESAPEMGTTATNPISLVPLPPPT from the coding sequence ATGAACTGGACCATCCATCAAACCATTATGATTCAGCATTTAAAAGTGGACTCCGTAGCTAACTCCTCCGTTCTGCAAATTGGCACCGCCGGATCTATCCGATCATTATCTAATCTTTACAATACAGGCGGCTTCGTTGAATCCGCTCCAGAGATGGGAACAACCGCAACGAACCCAATCTCTCTGGTTCCTTTACCGCCACCAACTTGA
- a CDS encoding Hsp20/alpha crystallin family protein — protein sequence MSGFNRHPWLKWEQVEKFLGQKLPFGEKGQTFLDNMTWAEGYVQDMLKKAMPGLDASLSSQGYAGSEIFETHEHVIIKVKIAKDEDPRALQVFVKSNQIKLTGFLSGKNRIIKLPTLVQPRTARVSYKQRLLQIKVRKRGLRENYVEAYIRY from the coding sequence TTGAGCGGGTTTAATCGCCATCCTTGGCTAAAGTGGGAGCAAGTTGAGAAGTTCCTTGGGCAAAAGCTGCCTTTCGGTGAAAAAGGGCAGACCTTTCTAGATAATATGACGTGGGCCGAGGGATATGTACAGGACATGCTGAAAAAAGCGATGCCGGGTTTAGATGCCAGTCTCTCTTCCCAAGGATATGCGGGCTCAGAAATCTTTGAGACGCATGAGCATGTCATTATTAAGGTGAAGATTGCCAAAGATGAAGATCCAAGAGCGCTGCAGGTGTTTGTGAAATCCAATCAGATTAAGCTGACCGGCTTTCTCAGCGGCAAGAACCGAATCATTAAGCTACCGACCCTTGTGCAGCCAAGGACGGCTAGAGTGAGCTACAAACAACGTCTGCTGCAGATCAAGGTGCGCAAGCGAGGCTTAAGGGAGAACTATGTTGAGGCGTATATCCGTTACTAG
- a CDS encoding spore germination protein encodes MPSIVGNVKIISVGSSSVVHFGDSFIIAPNSTAKTFAGAGSFNTGDFPRIYNAYSTTVTNDSDLIENNANKVII; translated from the coding sequence ATGCCATCTATCGTAGGGAATGTCAAAATCATCAGCGTGGGGTCGAGTTCCGTCGTCCACTTCGGCGATTCCTTTATCATCGCACCTAACAGCACCGCCAAAACTTTTGCCGGAGCAGGCTCATTTAATACCGGGGATTTCCCTCGCATCTATAATGCCTACAGCACCACCGTAACCAACGATTCCGACCTTATCGAAAACAATGCCAACAAAGTAATCATTTAA